Genomic DNA from uncultured Methanospirillum sp.:
TTCTTCTGTGCCTCCTTGATCTTCTTTGAGAGAGCAGCCTCATCCTCAATCAGACCAAGGTATTCCGTCAACACCTTCAGCTCATCGACAGCATCAGAATCCTTCTTAATCACAGCAATCCGGGTCTTGATATTCCCTTTCGTGACCTTTCCCTTATCATTGAGCACGTCACTGAGCAGCCCGTCCTCTCCCCCATGCTCCTCAAAAAGCTCCTCCATCTGCCTGGAGAACTCATCCCGTTCAGCCTCCATATCAGAGATGAGCTCCTGCTCCTCTGCAAAGAACCGGGAGATAACAAGTCCGGGAGAAAGGAGATCAACAGAGGGTTTTCCGTTTACACAGGCAGACCAGCCGTCACTGACCACCAGGTACACATCATCCTGCATCGTCTCGGTCCAGTAGTCCATCAGATGTTGATACAGATCATAGGGATCAATCAGCTGAAACCCGGAGAACGAGCCAAGAAGATCCTCTGATATCGTATGGATAAGCGTCTTCAGATGTGTATCTGCCTTGATTCCGGTGAGGAGCGGAGAGACCCGGCTTTTCCACTCATCAAACCGGTCCTCAATCGACCTGATATACCGGGTGAAATCCGGATTATCAGATATGACCTGTTTCACCTCATCCGGCCCGACGGTAAGATCAAAATACCCGGACCGGGAAGCATCAGAGAAGAGACTTTTCTTCAGACCAGGACAGACCTCCCAGTACTGATCCAGTGCAGCAACATCAGCCTCCGGAATCCCCCCATGTAGATGGGCGTCGATATCCTGCAGATCCTCAGGGTCGGTAGCATCAATGTACCGGGGAATATTCAGGTTGAAGTCATTTGCCTCAATCTCCTGAGTCAGGACCATCCGGGAGTACCGGGGAATCTCCCCCTCATGCACAAATGCATCCACAATCTTATGGATGTCCCGGTGCCGAAGCCGGTTCTTATTCCCGTCCTTCATGAACCCCTTGCTGGCATCGATCATGAAGATACCATTCCGGGCAGCAGCAGACTCCTTATCAAGGACCACGATACAGGCAGGAATACTGGTCCCGAAAAAGAGGTTCGGGGGCAGACCGATGATCCCCTTGATAACCCCTCTTCGAATGAGATTTCTCCGGATCTCCCCTTCGCTTCCTCCACGGAAGAGAACACCATGCGGGAGAATGATAGCCCCTTTCCCGGTGCTCTTCAGTGACCTGAGAAGATGGAGAAGAAAAGCATAATCCCCGTTCTTGTTCGGAGGAATCCCGTCCTCAAACCGGTCATAGGGATCCTGCTCAGGATGCATCCCATTCCGCCAGGCCTTATCAGAGAAGGGAGGATTGGAGACCCCGAAGTCGAAAGTCTTCAGACTCCCGTCCTTCTCCGGGAAATGGGGATTGGTCAGCGTATTGTCATTCCAGATCTCAGCGGTCGGCTGGTTATGCAGGATCATATTCATCCTGGCAAGACCGGCGGTGGTGTTATCCTTCTCCTGCATGTAGATGGTCAGACCGTGAGGAGCCTCATCCGCCCCTTTCAGGATAAGCGACCCGGAACCTCCGGTCGGATCATAGATGGTCTGACTCCGTTTCGTCTCCGCAGTAATCCCGATAACCTTTGCCATGATTCGGGAGACCTCTGACGGCGTGAAGAAGTTCCCTTTGCTCTTCCCTGAATCCTTGGCAAAGTTGCTGATCAGGTATTCATACGCATCACCAAGGAGATCATCACCCTCCGCCCGGTTGGAACTGAAATCAAGAGCAGGGTTCTCGTATATCGTGATGAGTTTTGTGAGCCGGTCTACCTTCTCCTTCCCTCTCCCCAGTTTGTCATCAGAGTTAAAATCAGCCTGGTCAATAACACCTTTGAGATTATTCGCTTCTGCCAGTCTTCCGATGATCTTATTGATCGTATCCCCTATCTCCGGGCTTCCCTTGAGAGCGACCATATCTGAAAAACTCCCACCAGAAGGGACGCTAATTAAGGCTTTCGTATCTCCGGCATATTTATCTGAAACATATTTAACGAACAGGAGAACGAGCACATAATCTTTGTATTGGGATGCATCCATTCCTCCCCGGAGTTCATCGCAACTTTTCCAGAGAGAACTATAGAGTTCTGATTTTTTTATCGGCATAGTATCAGAAAATGACAGTATCGTGATATTGGTTCCCGGCAACCGAATATCTTTTGATCTGAATCCAGGTAGATCTTATTATTAAAGGGAAGAATAGAACAGAGGCTCTTCTCCTGATAAGAATAGGATACATTGATCCTACCGAAAGACCATTGGTTATCCCTCTCCAACTCAGAAAGATGAGGAGGAGCAGAAGGATCTCCTACCCCGAGCTGCTCAAAGGCTGCCCGTGCAGCTGTTTCTGTCTGATCTCGGACATCTTTCACGGTCTATTCAAGGACGTTTCGGAGAGATTTGTCTAGTGGCTGCATGCATGGACCTGATTACTCTGATTGTAATCGTGAACACCTATCCTCACCGGCATCATTCCCGGAAGTAGAACATCGGATGGTGAAGATATGGTAAATAGTGTTTTTGAAGAATTGAGGCGATGTACCTGACATATTTATGACAACCTAATTCTCCACATCATTGCTGTTTCATTGCTGACTTGCGCAAACATTCAGCAATCATCATCCTTCATTGCTGTTTCATTGCTAACTTACGCAAACATTCAGCAATCATCAATATATTCATACATTGCAGACTGCCCTCTCCCTGACCATTTCACATGTGCACCTTCACGTTGTAATTCTTTCATCAACTGATACACCTGATTCCGATCATAATGGATAATTTTCCTGATGTCACCATTCGTCAGGCCTTTTTCTCCTCTTCGTGCCCGTTCCATCAGGATACTTAATATACGTGTCTTCGCTGCTTCCCGATCTATCCGCCTGTTCCGTTCAGGATCACCTGATTCAGATAACCGACGATGGGTTGCTGGTGCAATACTCCAACACCGATAATAAAAACCCACTTTGGAGAGAGATGGGATACTTCTGTTTCACTCATGAATATTCCTCTGATAACTCCTCATGGTAACAATATTTGTGCCAGATATGCTCAGGCTCATAAGTCCTCACCTCAATATAATCCTGGCTCATATCCGCACATATTCTCACTCCTCCCAGACATAATATGTCCCCTTCCTGGTCCCTTTTTGCTGAATCGAAGGGTACTTCTCAACCATTTTATTGAGTAATTTCGAAGCTTGGGATCCGGTGAGGGTGCATAAATCCATCACCCCGGACCGGGTAATTTTTCCATGTTCTTTAAGCCAGGTTATAATCATCTGTTCCTGCTGGATTCTATCAAACCCTTTGGCCCTGACATAAGCTGAGGATTCATTCAGCCGCTTGTACACTCTTGGAGATAGGATGTAATGTCTGCCTCCTTTCTCTCCAACTCCTTGGACAAGCCCTCTTTCTATAAGTCGTTCAAGCGTAGCCTTCGCTGAATTCAATCCTTTCTGGGTCAGGTTGCCGGCTTCAGCGGTGGTAATCCTCCGCTCTGAATGGAGGGCATTTAAAATCAGCAATTCATCAAGTTTCAGAGATTTCCCGTTTTTATCCTGTTCAAAGACCAGGGCAGCGAATTCAAGCGACGACTCTCCTCCCGGGAGAACCACCCGGACCGCATTTGAATCAGTTCGTGAGTAATCGGGAATCGGTCTGCCATAGGTGATCTGACCGATGTAGATCTTATCGACACCCCGCCCGGTCGTTTCCACAAGTCCGATTCTCCGGAAGACTTCAGCAAGTCGCGGGTTCCGGGGCTTCGGTTCATGTACGAGGATGTTGTCTAGGGTGACCCCTTCAGGAAACCCTCCGGGATTGGTAATGAGAATATGGTCTGCCTGCCACTGGATGAACACCGACCCGGATTTTGCATAATCCCGGTGAAGAATGGCATTCATCATCGCTTCACGAAACCCTTCAGAAGAATAATCCGGAATCGGAACACGGAATAACCCAACGATTACTTCGCGTTCAGCATTCCGGGCATTGAAACGATCCTCAATCTCCTGAAGAACACGGGAGAGCGGGCCATGAAACACATCATTAAGCCTGACATCTCCCCGTTCATCGAGAACCTGGAAGAATACCTCATGGGTAGGCAAATAGGTCGTGATGATTTCTTCCTTTCCAAGGAGCAATAGACCGGCGTAATTGGGGATGAGCACTCCATCCTTGGTTTCCACAAGTTTTAGAGCTTTTACTAACTCCTCATCTGTCAGTTCAAGGAGAGTATTCTCTCCTTTGCGGGCTTTGATGATCCTGCGAATCCACGCGAAAGCAACCGGGTCGAAAGCATCGAACCTAAGATTAGGAATCTGTTCAGCGGTCAGGTCTATGGATTGAATCTGTATCCTCTAGGAGAGATGATCCCGGGGATAGAACGGAACAGATTGAGGCTTTCCCTGAGTCTCAATAATCCGATGGAGTGCTTTCCCTTGAGAGGTCGAGCAGATCTCCGGGTGTTGATCCACCTCAATCGAGATAACCCGAACGTCATCAACAGGCACAACCGATATACGTGTATTAATATTTGGCACAGTCTTGGTGTAGATCATCGCTCTGATCTTAACCGGATCAATCCCCGTACCTGACCGATTGGGGATTCCGGTTACTGTCCCGTCATCCTCAACTCCAAGGAGAAGCACTCCTCCGTCGGTATTTGTCATTGCCACAATATCAGATACAATCTCATCATCGCTTTGGATCCGGTGGAGTTCAGATTTGAACTCCCTGCCCAGACCCTCACCCGCTGCGGCTAATCTCCGGATCTCCTCCTCATCCATCAGTCTACTGCTCCCAGAATCGAATCAGCCCCAACATGAATTTGTATTTTTTATCCGGAGTTTTCGTAGGCTTCGATAAATTCTTCACGAGGTATTCCCGCCTGTGTACAAATCATTCGAAGCGTAGAACCCTTTATTTTATTGTGACCTGGCAGAGTAAGTGGGGTGCTCGTATTATCCAGGTTGTTTCTTTCCATTGAAATGTGATTTCCCAACCTAACGACATGAAATCCTAATACCTCCAGAGATTTGATTACCCGGGTTAGAGGAGCGTCGTGCGGGAATTTCATTCAGATAACAACCTCAGCGAGTTCAGCTCCGATGAGATCATAGTCCAGGAATGCCTTATTTCCAAAGGTTTCGAGGTGAAACCGCATTGCTGAAGTTACATCATCTAATGCTTCCTGGTACGTGTCACCCTCACCAATAACAACCCCGTTCAATCCTACAGGATAGGCAATATATCCATCAGGATGATGTTCAACGATTATTTTTATTTGATTCATAGTGATCTTGATTTAGTTTAAATTCACAAAAGGTTACTCATGGCGATATTGTAGGTGTCTCACCAGTATGACCCATGACATCCTGCCAAACATCTCCACCGGCCTCTATATCCCCCTTCTACCCTTCCTCAAACAACGCTGCCTTCTTCTTCGGCCAGTACTCAAGCATATTCCAGACCTGCATGGCAACAGCCACAAACCTCCCTCCACCCTCTCCCGGAACCTCGATCACAACCCCGTGTCCGGACGGTGATAACCCGACTGTTCCCCCGGGGTCCACCAGTATGCCTTCCTCCTTGCGTATCACAGCCCGGGCATCTGACCGGGATATCCTCCCGATCTCACCCGGACCGTCGATGATAACCC
This window encodes:
- a CDS encoding type I restriction-modification system subunit M, which produces MPIKKSELYSSLWKSCDELRGGMDASQYKDYVLVLLFVKYVSDKYAGDTKALISVPSGGSFSDMVALKGSPEIGDTINKIIGRLAEANNLKGVIDQADFNSDDKLGRGKEKVDRLTKLITIYENPALDFSSNRAEGDDLLGDAYEYLISNFAKDSGKSKGNFFTPSEVSRIMAKVIGITAETKRSQTIYDPTGGSGSLILKGADEAPHGLTIYMQEKDNTTAGLARMNMILHNQPTAEIWNDNTLTNPHFPEKDGSLKTFDFGVSNPPFSDKAWRNGMHPEQDPYDRFEDGIPPNKNGDYAFLLHLLRSLKSTGKGAIILPHGVLFRGGSEGEIRRNLIRRGVIKGIIGLPPNLFFGTSIPACIVVLDKESAAARNGIFMIDASKGFMKDGNKNRLRHRDIHKIVDAFVHEGEIPRYSRMVLTQEIEANDFNLNIPRYIDATDPEDLQDIDAHLHGGIPEADVAALDQYWEVCPGLKKSLFSDASRSGYFDLTVGPDEVKQVISDNPDFTRYIRSIEDRFDEWKSRVSPLLTGIKADTHLKTLIHTISEDLLGSFSGFQLIDPYDLYQHLMDYWTETMQDDVYLVVSDGWSACVNGKPSVDLLSPGLVISRFFAEEQELISDMEAERDEFSRQMEELFEEHGGEDGLLSDVLNDKGKVTKGNIKTRIAVIKKDSDAVDELKVLTEYLGLIEDEAALSKKIKEAQKKLDTKVLTRYASLTEHDVISLVVSDKWMATLSGSIREEIDRISQGLSSRIKILATRYAEPLPKIEAEVVDLSVKVEDHLKRMGFVV
- a CDS encoding ATP-binding protein is translated as METKDGVLIPNYAGLLLLGKEEIITTYLPTHEVFFQVLDERGDVRLNDVFHGPLSRVLQEIEDRFNARNAEREVIVGLFRVPIPDYSSEGFREAMMNAILHRDYAKSGSVFIQWQADHILITNPGGFPEGVTLDNILVHEPKPRNPRLAEVFRRIGLVETTGRGVDKIYIGQITYGRPIPDYSRTDSNAVRVVLPGGESSLEFAALVFEQDKNGKSLKLDELLILNALHSERRITTAEAGNLTQKGLNSAKATLERLIERGLVQGVGEKGGRHYILSPRVYKRLNESSAYVRAKGFDRIQQEQMIITWLKEHGKITRSGVMDLCTLTGSQASKLLNKMVEKYPSIQQKGTRKGTYYVWEE
- a CDS encoding ATP-binding protein translates to MDEEEIRRLAAAGEGLGREFKSELHRIQSDDEIVSDIVAMTNTDGGVLLLGVEDDGTVTGIPNRSGTGIDPVKIRAMIYTKTVPNINTRISVVPVDDVRVISIEVDQHPEICSTSQGKALHRIIETQGKPQSVPFYPRDHLS
- a CDS encoding type II toxin-antitoxin system HicA family toxin; protein product: MKFPHDAPLTRVIKSLEVLGFHVVRLGNHISMERNNLDNTSTPLTLPGHNKIKGSTLRMICTQAGIPREEFIEAYENSG
- a CDS encoding type II toxin-antitoxin system HicB family antitoxin, which produces MNQIKIIVEHHPDGYIAYPVGLNGVVIGEGDTYQEALDDVTSAMRFHLETFGNKAFLDYDLIGAELAEVVI